The window CCAAGCAGTCCTGGGAGACCGTATACATGATCACCATGCATATGAGTGATAAATATTTTCTCGATCTTTCTCGGTTTAATCGTTGTATGTAATATTTGATGCTGCGTCGCTTCTCCGCAATCAAAAAGCCACACTGCTTTTCTTTCTTCTAAAAGCTTTAGCGCAGTGCAAGTGACGTTTCTAGTTTTTGCAGGAATGCCTGCACCTGTTCCTAAAAAGAGCAGTTCCATTACTTTTCCTCCTAAAGCCGGTATACAATATCTTCATTCATATAGAATACATGAAGACAAGGTAAATGTGAATTCAGCGGAATTTTCGAAAAAAGTCAAACGAGAGCAGAAAAAGTCGAATCAAATGTTTGCTTTACGAACAATGAACCTTTAAAATAAAGAAAATGTACATACAATCTCGGTTTTTACAACAATGCTACGAATAAAGTGAGGTACTTTTCGTGAATACAGAAACTAACAATCCAAAAGCAGTCATTGTCATTTTTGGCGCAACAGGAGATCTTGCCAAACGCAAGCTCTACCCTTCTATACATAGACTTTTTCATAGCGGAAAGCTTGGTGATCAATTCGCCGTCGTCGGTGTTGGACGCCGTCCGTGGTCTCATGAGGATCTCAGAGCTGTGGTGAAAGAATCTGTTTCTTCTGATGATGCAGAAGCGAAAATAGAGGAATTCAGTTCGCATTTTTATTATCACGACTTTGACGTATCAAGCCCTGCTTCCTATCAATCGCTTAACACACTTTTAGCAGGCCTTGAAGATACGTACAGTATCCCAAATAACCGGATGTTCTATTTAGCGATGGCACCGGAATTCTTCGGAACGATTGCGAAGTTCCTAAAAAGTGAAGGCGTATCAAAAACAACCGGCTGGTCAAGACTTGTCATTGAAAAACCATTTGGCCATGACCTGCCAAGTGCCAAAACATTAAATGAAGAAATTCGAGATGCATTCTCTGAAGATCAAATTTATCGTATTGACCACTATCTCGGTAAACAAATGGTTCAAAACATTGAGGTCATCCGTTTTGCGAATGCCATCTTTGAACCCCTTTGGACAAACCGATATATCTCAAACATTCAAATTACATCTAGTGAATCATTAGGGGTTGAAGACCGGGCTCGCTATTACGAAAGTTCAGGTGCACTAAGAGATATGGTCCAAAACCATATGCTTCAAATGGTGGCACTTTTAGCAATGGAGCCGCCAATTAAGCTGAATACAGAGGAGATCCGCAGCGAAAAACGGAAAGCATTACGCGCTCTTCGTCCTTTCTCTAAAGATGAGGTCGATCAATTCTTTGTCCGCGGACAGTATGATGCTGGTACGGTTGATGGCCGCATGGTTCCTTCCTATCTTGAAGAGCAAAATGTAGACCCGAACTCAAACACAGAAACATTCGTTGCAGGGAAGCTGCTCATTGATAACTTTAGATGGGCCGGGGTGCCATTTTACATTCGTACAGGAAAACGATTAGAAAAGAAATCTACTCAAATCGTTGTTCAATTTAAAGACATTCCAATGAACCTGTACTATGGAAACGGAAATTCCATGCATCCAAACTTACTCGTCATTCACATTCAGCCAGATGAAGGCATTACCCTTCACCTGAACGCTCGCAAGCTTGATGGCGGTACGTATGCGAAACCGATTAAGCTCGACTACCAAACAAACTATAACGACATCATGAATACACCAGAAGCATATGAAAAGCTGATTCATGACTGCTTGCTAGGCGATGCAACGAACTTTGCTCACTGGGATGAAGTGGCGCTTTCTTGGAACTTTGTTGATCCGATTTCTGAAAAATGGGCAGAAAACAAAACATTAAAACCAAATTATCCTGCTGGTTCAATGGGACCAAAAGAAGCCGATCAGCTTCTAGAAAAAGACGGATATCATTGGTGGAATATATAAAATGAAATAAAAAAGAGCAGTCTCCCTCGGGGGTTCTGCTCTTTTTTTAACGTCCTGTTTTCGTAATTTCAACCGTTGAAAAGTCGAACTTATCATAGCGGTGATGACTAAAGGAGTACTCAAACGGCCGGCCTGTGTTTAAATAAGCAACCTGCTCGACTTCGAGCACAGGATCCGTTGGATCACAGCCTAAATATTGCTGGTCCAGCTCATCTGATTTAGCCGCTCTAATTTTCTTGTGCGCTCCTGCCACTTTTAAATGGAGTTCATTTGATATGTAGCCATAGATCGATCCCAATAAAACCTCTTCATCTATGCCCTTAATGACATTGACCGGCATAAACGTTTTTTCTAATACATATGGCTCCTCATCCACAAGGCGGAGCCGGATGATGTCATAAACGGGTGTGGTTAAGTCAATAGATAGGTGGGCTGCCACTTCTTCGCTTGGAAAATGGACATCAAAGCGAATGATTTGGCTCGTGACGTTTTTGTCCGCCATGACTTTCGTGAATCCTTTATTTTCATGACCAGATACATTGATAGCCCCTTGGTTTAGCGCTGCCTTCACAATAAATGTGCCGTGTCCTCTTTTTCTAAAGAGCAGACCTTCTGCTACGAGAAGATCGAGCGCACGCTTCATTGTCATTCGGCTGCATTGAAATTCAGCGGCAAGCGAGTTCTCATCTGGAATGGGTTGATCTTCTGGATAATATGCTGTTCCTATTCGTTTTCTGATTTCTTCTGAAATGAGTTCGTACTTTTTCATCTCACACCACCAACTGACTTGTTTTTTCATAGCTTCCTCTCATTCTACACTAAGCCTAGTGAGCTTAAAAGGTACCAGCCATTTTTGTTTCATCCACCTACCGTCACATAAGAAAAATACTTGCCCTTTTCAAGGAAAGAGCAAGTATCTTGATTAAAAACCGTTATTCTCTGATACCGATTGAAACCAGTATCCGCTTTTCTTGATGGTTCGTTTCCCGTCTTCTTGAAGATCAACTGAGACAAATCCATAACGATTTTTATAGGCATTCGACCATGACCAGTTATCCATAAACGTCCACAGATGATAGCCTTTTACATTACTTCCTTCTTGAATGGCTTGATGCACCCATTTGAGATGCTCAGAAATAAAGTCAATGCGGTAATCGTCATGAATCATTCCTTCTTCATCCTTAAACCGCTCTTCTCCTTCGACACCCATTCCATTTTCAGAAATAAAGCATTCAATATTATCATAGTCTGTTTGAACTTTTTTCAATATATCATAAATACCTTTTTCATAGATTTCCCAGCCTCGATACACATTCATTTTTCTTCCCGGCATTTCAAACGCATCAAAATAATGATTTGGCATAAATGGTGCTTTCGGATGCGGCATATGCTCTTTTGCTTTTACTCTTCTTGGCTGATAATAGTTGATCCCAAGGAGGTCGACGGTATTCTCTTGAATGAGCTCAAGGTCTCCTTCTTCAATACTTGGCATAAAGCCTTCTTTCTTTAAGACCTCTACTAGTTTTTCTGGGAATTGTCCCTTCACCGCAGGATCTAGGAAGGAACGGTTAAAGAAAGCATCAGCCATCTCTGCTGCTTCTACATCGCACGGATTCTGGCTTCTCGGATAAGATGGGGTTAGATTTAGGATGATGCCGATCTTCCCGCCTTGCTGCAGCTTTTTATAAGCCGCAATCGCCTTAGCATTTGATAAAAGTTCATGAAAACCGACCTGTACAGCCTTTTGGAAATCGACTTCGTTTGGATAATGAAAGCTATACATATACCCGCCCTCTACAGGAACTATCGGTTCATTATGGGTAAACCATTTTTTCACCCGGTCGCCAAATAATTGAAAGCACAATTCCGCATAGCTGACATAATCATCTACTACCTGTCTGTTCACCCATCCGCCTTTTTCCTGCAGCGCCATTGGCATATCGAAATGGTACAGGTTCACAAACGGCTCAATATCATGTGCAATCAGTTCATTGATCACATCATTGTAAAAAGATACTGCTTCTTCATTGACCACACCTTTCCCTTCAGGTAAAAGACGTGACCATGAAATGGACAGCCGAAATGAATTGTGCCCAATTTCTTTCATCAGACGGATATCCTCTTTATATTTTCGATAAAATTGGGATGTCACGTTTGGGCCTACACCATCAAAAAAACGAGTCGGCTCTTGTTCAAACCAATGATCCCAAATATTCGGTCCCTTACCATCTCCAGGGACACTGCCTTCTGTTTGCGTGGCAGAGGCAGAAGATCCCCACCAGAAACCTTCTGGAAATGTATATGATTGCTTGTTATTTTCCATCGACATGTATTGAGTCTCCTTCGCCTTTGATGTTTGTTGTCTTCGTTTTTTCCGTTGGGGTTATTTTTTCATTCTTCACATTCATACGGTCAATAAACTTCAGGAACGGGAACCAAATGACAAACACAATCATCAGATTAAACAGCTGAAGCAGACCGCCCGCTAGTGAATTTGTTGCCATTATTCCGCTAATAAAGATCGGCACCGTCCATGGAATATTCACGCCTGTCGGCGGCGGTACAATGCCTGTTGCCATCGCAAAATAAGAAATACATGTAATGACCATTGGCGCCAAAATCCATGGAATGAGAATAAGTGGATTCATGACAATCGGTAAACCGAAAATAATCGGTTCATTGACGTTAAATAATCCTGGTCCTAAGCCGAGCTTTGCTACTTGTTTTAATTGCTTACTTTTCAGGAAAATTAAAATCGTAAACACAACAGCCAGCGTCATACCGGTTCCGCCCATGCCAACCGTATAGATTTCGATAAACTGCTTGCTGATGATATTCGGAACCTCACCAGTTTTTGTGTAGCTCTCTAGATTTTGAATGGACAATGTATTCCAAATCGGGTCCATGACAGAGTTGATAATAATTTGGCCGTGGAGCCCAAAGAACCAAAGAATTTGTATAAAGAAAACAGCGATCAAGGTCGGTATGATACCGCTTCCAAGTCCAACAAGCGGCGCCTGAATGGCATGATAAATCAGGTCATGCATGTTTGTTTTGAAGCCTTGTGTAATGATGATATTGATCAGTAAAAAGGTTGTGAGTGTCAAAGTAGCCGGGATCAGTGCAGCAAAAGACTTTGAAACAGCTGGCGGAACCCCTTGCGGCATATTGATGACAAATTTCTTTTGGACAAAATAACGATAAATTTCAGCAGACAAAAAGCCTGTGATCATTCCTAGGAACATCCCCTTTGCTCCTAAACGATCGACTGGGATCACACCTGCAATAGATGCACCGCCTTCTTGTTCTAGTAAAAATGGCGTCAGAAGCAAGAAAGAAGCTAAAGCAATCACGCCGCCAAATACAGCTTCCACATCATAGCTTTTCGATAAATAGTAGCCAATCCCAAATACAACAAACACGCTCATAATGCTGATGGTCGCACTTGGCGCGATATTCAGTGCAGACTGGACTCCTTCCAGTGCGGTTTGACTCATGATTTTATCTAAAAATGGCAAATTCATTAGCACAACCATAATGGAACCAAAAATGGTGAGCGGGAACGCAAGCATAAAAGCATCCCGTAATACACCTAAATAGCGGTTGTTGTTCAATCTCCCAGCAATCGGAACCAAAATGGCACTTATTTTATCAAACATTGGTTTCCCCCCTTGTTTACACCCTTTATTGTTTAAGCGATTGGAAAATCGGCAGGAGCTCTCCCACAAGCTCCTTGATCGTAATGGTGGACATTAAGTGATCTTCGGCGTGCATGAGCAATAAGGAGAAAGGTGTTTTCTCCCCGCCTGCCTCTTGCTGCACGAGTTGAAAATGGATGCCATGTGCATGACGTAAATCTTCTTCTGCTTCTTTCATGAGACTAAATGCCTCACCTTCTTGACCTTCTCGAAATTGTTTAAGAGATTGAAGCAATTTGCTGCGTGCATTTCCACTGTGTAAGATCAATTGAAAACTGACTTGTTCCTCCGTGAGCCCTTCGAGTGTTTTCTTTTCCATTCTTTACGATTCCTCCATCAATGTAACGGCTTGTTCATACGCTTTTTGTCCATCGGCAAGCCCGTACGCCTGCATATCTATGACCTCTACTGCAATCCCGTATTTTGTTGCTTCTTTTTGAAGATCCCCTTTTAAAAAGCTCATTTGCGGTCCAATTAACACAACATCCGCATTCGCCATTTCTTTTCTCGCTTGATCTTGCCCAACTGCCCAAATTTCTGCCTCGTCCCCTATTGAGTCGGCATGAGCCTTCATCTTTGTAACTAGTAAACTCGTAGACATTCCTGAACTGCATGCTAATAAAATACGTTTCATTTCTCTCACCCCATCGTTGTAATAAAAGCGCTTCCATTTAATATTATATATTTTTATTTTTAAATGTCTAGACATTTCATTTTATTTGTCTGTATTTTATATAAAAAAAGAGCGTCATGTGTGTACGCTCTTTGACTTTCTCCCTATCCTTTTCCTGCCTGAAAGCCAGGATACTTTGTCATGCCGCCGTCCACATAGAGCGTCAAGCCTGTGACATAGCTTGCCTCTTTTGACGCCAGCCAGACAGCACATGCTGCCACTTCTTCCGGCTTTCCAATATAACCAATGGGGATCAATTCAATCACGCCTTTTTTCAATGCGGGATCATCGAATTTTTCCGCATTGATCGGGGTATCGATGGCGCCTGGTGCAATGCTGTTTACACGGATTTTTTTAGGGGCGTATTCTAGTGCCAGCGTTTCTGTCAGCAGCTTGGCGCCCCCTTTACTTGCTGCATAATGGACGAAATGAGGCCAAGGGATTTGCTGGTGAACCGACGACATATTGATGATCGATCCTTCTATCCCGTGATCTGTCATATACTTCAGTGCATCACGGCAGCCGAGAAACATACCTGTTAAATTGGTCGACATTACTTTGTTCCAATTATCCAGCGTCATTTCTGTGGAAGGCACTTCGTTTTCAATACCTGCGTTATTGATCATGACATCAAGGCTGCCGTACGTATGAATGGCTTTATCAATCATTGCCCGCATATCCTCTTCCTTTGATACATCTCCCTTGATTTTCACAGCCTGGCCGCCATTTTTTTGAATATCCGCAATGGTGTCATCCGGATTTTCTTGATCTGAGAAATAATTGATCACCACATTGGCTTTTTCTTGTCCAAACCGGCGCGCCATCGCTTGCCCTATTCCTGTGCCGGCTCCTGTAATCAGGACTGTTTTTCCTTCTAAATCTGGATACATTCGTTTACCCTCCTATTTTGTAAAGCCTAGCAGCACGCCGCCTGCAATGATCATCAAGCAGCCTGCAATGACAAAGCTTGTTCTGGATGCTTTCTCTTTTAATAAGTAAATGCCGCCTAATGTTGAGATGACAATCCCTGTCTGTGACATCGAAAAACTTACGGCTACGCCAATGAGCGGAATGGCCAAAAGAAGTCCGAGATTTCCTGTCGAC is drawn from Bacillus pumilus and contains these coding sequences:
- the zwf gene encoding glucose-6-phosphate dehydrogenase: MNTETNNPKAVIVIFGATGDLAKRKLYPSIHRLFHSGKLGDQFAVVGVGRRPWSHEDLRAVVKESVSSDDAEAKIEEFSSHFYYHDFDVSSPASYQSLNTLLAGLEDTYSIPNNRMFYLAMAPEFFGTIAKFLKSEGVSKTTGWSRLVIEKPFGHDLPSAKTLNEEIRDAFSEDQIYRIDHYLGKQMVQNIEVIRFANAIFEPLWTNRYISNIQITSSESLGVEDRARYYESSGALRDMVQNHMLQMVALLAMEPPIKLNTEEIRSEKRKALRALRPFSKDEVDQFFVRGQYDAGTVDGRMVPSYLEEQNVDPNSNTETFVAGKLLIDNFRWAGVPFYIRTGKRLEKKSTQIVVQFKDIPMNLYYGNGNSMHPNLLVIHIQPDEGITLHLNARKLDGGTYAKPIKLDYQTNYNDIMNTPEAYEKLIHDCLLGDATNFAHWDEVALSWNFVDPISEKWAENKTLKPNYPAGSMGPKEADQLLEKDGYHWWNI
- a CDS encoding GntR family transcriptional regulator, producing MKKYELISEEIRKRIGTAYYPEDQPIPDENSLAAEFQCSRMTMKRALDLLVAEGLLFRKRGHGTFIVKAALNQGAINVSGHENKGFTKVMADKNVTSQIIRFDVHFPSEEVAAHLSIDLTTPVYDIIRLRLVDEEPYVLEKTFMPVNVIKGIDEEVLLGSIYGYISNELHLKVAGAHKKIRAAKSDELDQQYLGCDPTDPVLEVEQVAYLNTGRPFEYSFSHHRYDKFDFSTVEITKTGR
- a CDS encoding glycoside hydrolase family 1 protein, which translates into the protein MSMENNKQSYTFPEGFWWGSSASATQTEGSVPGDGKGPNIWDHWFEQEPTRFFDGVGPNVTSQFYRKYKEDIRLMKEIGHNSFRLSISWSRLLPEGKGVVNEEAVSFYNDVINELIAHDIEPFVNLYHFDMPMALQEKGGWVNRQVVDDYVSYAELCFQLFGDRVKKWFTHNEPIVPVEGGYMYSFHYPNEVDFQKAVQVGFHELLSNAKAIAAYKKLQQGGKIGIILNLTPSYPRSQNPCDVEAAEMADAFFNRSFLDPAVKGQFPEKLVEVLKKEGFMPSIEEGDLELIQENTVDLLGINYYQPRRVKAKEHMPHPKAPFMPNHYFDAFEMPGRKMNVYRGWEIYEKGIYDILKKVQTDYDNIECFISENGMGVEGEERFKDEEGMIHDDYRIDFISEHLKWVHQAIQEGSNVKGYHLWTFMDNWSWSNAYKNRYGFVSVDLQEDGKRTIKKSGYWFQSVSENNGF
- the celB gene encoding PTS cellobiose transporter subunit IIC, with the translated sequence MFDKISAILVPIAGRLNNNRYLGVLRDAFMLAFPLTIFGSIMVVLMNLPFLDKIMSQTALEGVQSALNIAPSATISIMSVFVVFGIGYYLSKSYDVEAVFGGVIALASFLLLTPFLLEQEGGASIAGVIPVDRLGAKGMFLGMITGFLSAEIYRYFVQKKFVINMPQGVPPAVSKSFAALIPATLTLTTFLLINIIITQGFKTNMHDLIYHAIQAPLVGLGSGIIPTLIAVFFIQILWFFGLHGQIIINSVMDPIWNTLSIQNLESYTKTGEVPNIISKQFIEIYTVGMGGTGMTLAVVFTILIFLKSKQLKQVAKLGLGPGLFNVNEPIIFGLPIVMNPLILIPWILAPMVITCISYFAMATGIVPPPTGVNIPWTVPIFISGIMATNSLAGGLLQLFNLMIVFVIWFPFLKFIDRMNVKNEKITPTEKTKTTNIKGEGDSIHVDGK
- a CDS encoding PTS lactose/cellobiose transporter subunit IIA, coding for MEKKTLEGLTEEQVSFQLILHSGNARSKLLQSLKQFREGQEGEAFSLMKEAEEDLRHAHGIHFQLVQQEAGGEKTPFSLLLMHAEDHLMSTITIKELVGELLPIFQSLKQ
- a CDS encoding PTS sugar transporter subunit IIB, with protein sequence MKRILLACSSGMSTSLLVTKMKAHADSIGDEAEIWAVGQDQARKEMANADVVLIGPQMSFLKGDLQKEATKYGIAVEVIDMQAYGLADGQKAYEQAVTLMEES
- a CDS encoding SDR family oxidoreductase; the encoded protein is MYPDLEGKTVLITGAGTGIGQAMARRFGQEKANVVINYFSDQENPDDTIADIQKNGGQAVKIKGDVSKEEDMRAMIDKAIHTYGSLDVMINNAGIENEVPSTEMTLDNWNKVMSTNLTGMFLGCRDALKYMTDHGIEGSIINMSSVHQQIPWPHFVHYAASKGGAKLLTETLALEYAPKKIRVNSIAPGAIDTPINAEKFDDPALKKGVIELIPIGYIGKPEEVAACAVWLASKEASYVTGLTLYVDGGMTKYPGFQAGKG